A single genomic interval of Halorubrum aethiopicum harbors:
- the trpB gene encoding tryptophan synthase subunit beta has protein sequence MSETEPTTTDAPEPSRRPGRERGRDDGKFGRYGGQYVPEALMPAIEELTDAYERYVLGNEDGFMDEFRERLADFGGRPTPLQRAERLSERYDREIYLKREDLLHGGAHKLNNALGQVLLAKYMGKERIVAETGAGQHGTATAMAAAHLDMPCEIYMGERDINRQRPNVFRMKLNGAEVNPVAAGRGTLKEAISETMRDWATTVENTHYVIGSVVGPHPFPVMVRDFQAVISEEARAQSIEKTGGLPTDVVACAGGGSNTMGSFAGFVDDDEVALHAIEAGGSTLEVDEEAGVAPNSASLFAGEEGVLHGARTKLLQDSHGQIMESHSVSSGLDYAGVGPELAYLVDEGRVTPVAVDDDAALEGFHRLSSTEGIIPALETAHAFGYLEEHADDLGERVVVTVSGRGDKDLESVIEETDKREIAGAPDMSMFSEGI, from the coding sequence ATGAGCGAAACCGAGCCCACGACGACCGACGCGCCGGAGCCCTCGCGGCGACCGGGCCGCGAGCGCGGCCGCGACGACGGGAAGTTCGGCCGCTACGGCGGCCAGTACGTCCCCGAGGCGCTGATGCCCGCGATCGAGGAGCTGACCGACGCCTACGAGCGCTACGTCCTCGGCAACGAGGACGGGTTCATGGACGAGTTCCGCGAGCGGCTCGCGGACTTCGGCGGCCGACCGACCCCGCTCCAGCGCGCCGAGCGGCTCTCCGAGCGCTACGACCGGGAGATCTACCTCAAACGCGAGGACCTGCTTCACGGCGGCGCACACAAGCTGAACAACGCCCTCGGACAGGTCCTCCTCGCGAAGTACATGGGGAAAGAGCGGATCGTCGCGGAGACCGGCGCGGGCCAGCACGGCACCGCGACCGCGATGGCGGCCGCCCACCTCGATATGCCCTGTGAGATCTACATGGGCGAGCGCGACATCAACCGCCAGCGCCCCAACGTCTTCCGGATGAAGCTCAACGGCGCGGAGGTGAACCCCGTGGCCGCCGGCCGCGGCACGCTGAAGGAGGCCATCTCGGAGACGATGCGCGACTGGGCGACCACCGTCGAGAACACCCACTACGTGATCGGCAGCGTGGTGGGACCGCACCCGTTCCCAGTGATGGTCCGGGACTTCCAGGCGGTCATCTCGGAGGAGGCGCGCGCGCAGTCGATCGAGAAGACGGGCGGGCTCCCGACCGACGTGGTCGCCTGCGCGGGCGGCGGCTCCAACACGATGGGGTCGTTCGCGGGGTTCGTCGACGACGACGAGGTCGCGCTCCACGCGATCGAGGCGGGCGGCTCCACGCTCGAGGTCGACGAGGAGGCGGGCGTCGCGCCCAACTCCGCGTCGCTTTTCGCCGGCGAGGAGGGCGTGCTCCACGGCGCGCGCACGAAGCTGCTCCAGGACTCCCACGGCCAGATCATGGAGAGCCACTCCGTCTCCTCCGGGCTCGACTACGCCGGCGTCGGCCCCGAGCTCGCCTACCTCGTCGACGAGGGGAGAGTGACGCCGGTCGCGGTCGACGACGACGCCGCCCTGGAGGGGTTCCACCGGCTCTCGAGCACCGAGGGGATCATCCCCGCCCTGGAGACCGCCCACGCGTTCGGCTACCTCGAGGAGCACGCCGACGACCTCGGCGAGCGGGTGGTCGTGACCGTCTCCGGTCGCGGCGACAAGGACCTCGAGTCGGTGATCGAGGAGACCGACAAGCGCGAGATCGCCGGCGCGCCCGACATGTCGATGTTCTCGGAGGGGATCTGA
- the trpA gene encoding tryptophan synthase subunit alpha: MAKRTAGGDGTATTGNSEALAAAFADGPAYVPYLAVGDPDYESSLAYVEALDRGGADVIELGLPFSEPIAEGPTIQGAVVRSLEGGMTPDRFFEFVEELDVDAPLVCMTYYNLIYQYGDGEARSASETGGDAASGGPRAFVEKAAEVGLEGFVVPDLPAEEADPLREACDEFGLDLVFIVAPTTTGDRLERIMSRVSGYVYVQARLGTTGAKSDVADSTTESLDRLREYDVPKAVGFGISTGEHAERIVAGGADGIIVGSALVDIVADGVEEDLPTEAVADRLESLSRELKAGAERGYAARTGAAESR, from the coding sequence ATGGCGAAACGCACCGCGGGAGGAGACGGGACCGCGACGACCGGCAACAGCGAGGCGCTCGCGGCCGCGTTCGCGGACGGCCCCGCCTACGTCCCGTACCTCGCCGTCGGCGACCCCGACTACGAGTCGTCGCTCGCGTACGTCGAGGCGCTCGACCGCGGCGGCGCGGACGTGATCGAGCTCGGGCTCCCCTTCTCCGAGCCGATCGCCGAGGGGCCGACGATCCAGGGCGCGGTCGTGCGCTCGCTCGAGGGCGGAATGACGCCGGACCGCTTCTTCGAGTTCGTCGAGGAGCTCGACGTGGACGCGCCGCTCGTCTGTATGACCTACTACAACCTGATATATCAGTACGGGGACGGCGAGGCGCGGAGCGCCTCGGAGACGGGCGGCGACGCCGCGAGCGGCGGTCCCCGCGCCTTCGTCGAGAAGGCGGCCGAGGTCGGTCTGGAGGGGTTCGTCGTCCCCGACCTTCCGGCCGAGGAGGCCGACCCGCTGCGGGAGGCCTGCGACGAGTTCGGGCTCGACCTCGTCTTCATCGTCGCCCCGACCACGACGGGCGATCGGCTCGAGCGCATCATGAGCCGGGTCTCGGGGTACGTCTACGTCCAGGCGCGGCTCGGGACGACCGGCGCGAAGAGCGACGTGGCCGACAGCACGACCGAGAGCCTCGACCGCCTCCGCGAGTACGACGTGCCGAAGGCGGTCGGCTTCGGCATCTCGACGGGCGAGCACGCGGAGCGGATCGTCGCGGGCGGGGCGGACGGGATCATCGTCGGCTCCGCGCTCGTGGACATCGTCGCCGACGGCGTCGAGGAGGACCTCCCGACCGAGGCGGTCGCCGACCGGCTCGAGTCGCTCTCGCGGGAGCTGAAGGCGGGTGCGGAGCGCGGCTACGCGGCGCGGACCGGGGCGGCCGAGTCGCGCTGA
- a CDS encoding 2-amino-3,7-dideoxy-D-threo-hept-6-ulosonate synthase, whose amino-acid sequence MTAGLSARLDRISTNDRYLIVPMDHGITMGAVKGLVDIESTIDGVTSGGADAVLTQRGIAPRVHDNKNGAGYIVHVNASTTIGPDEQDKRVTASAEAAVRAGADAVSFHINVGSDHEPEQIEELAELTDEASRLGLPVLAMAYARGPGVDSTDPESLGHAVRLAEELGADVVKTGYSGDGDTFGRVTESTRLPVVIAGGSKGTDRETVEMVRGAMDGGAAGVSMGRSIFQHDDPEGIASAVSAVVHDDADVEAALEAGGFLEA is encoded by the coding sequence ATGACAGCAGGACTCTCGGCACGACTCGACCGGATCTCGACGAACGATCGCTACCTCATCGTCCCGATGGACCACGGGATCACGATGGGCGCGGTGAAGGGCCTCGTCGACATCGAGTCGACCATCGACGGCGTCACGAGCGGCGGCGCGGACGCGGTGCTCACCCAGCGGGGGATCGCCCCGCGCGTCCACGACAACAAGAACGGCGCGGGCTACATCGTCCACGTCAACGCCTCGACGACGATCGGACCCGACGAGCAGGACAAACGCGTCACCGCGAGCGCGGAGGCGGCGGTCCGCGCCGGCGCGGACGCGGTCTCGTTCCACATCAACGTCGGCTCCGACCACGAGCCCGAACAGATCGAGGAGCTGGCGGAGCTCACGGACGAGGCCTCGCGGCTCGGGCTCCCCGTGCTCGCGATGGCGTACGCGCGCGGCCCGGGCGTCGACAGCACGGACCCGGAGTCGCTCGGGCACGCGGTCCGGCTCGCAGAGGAGCTCGGCGCGGACGTGGTGAAGACCGGCTACTCCGGCGACGGCGACACCTTCGGGCGCGTCACGGAGTCCACCCGGCTCCCGGTCGTCATCGCCGGCGGCTCGAAGGGCACGGACCGCGAGACCGTCGAGATGGTCCGCGGCGCGATGGACGGCGGCGCGGCCGGCGTCTCGATGGGCCGGTCGATCTTCCAGCACGACGACCCCGAGGGGATCGCGAGCGCGGTGTCGGCGGTCGTCCACGACGACGCCGACGTGGAGGCGGCGCTCGAAGCCGGCGGGTTCCTCGAGGCCTGA